One stretch of Streptomyces sp. MMBL 11-1 DNA includes these proteins:
- a CDS encoding antibiotic biosynthesis monooxygenase family protein has protein sequence MSVVKINVLTVPQEQRETLEKRFASRAHAVEGSDGFEWFELLRPVEGTDDYLVYTRWRDEASFQAWMEGPMKAAHQGGDAGSGERPKPAASGSTVWSFEVVQQASPTGA, from the coding sequence ATGAGCGTAGTCAAGATCAATGTGCTGACCGTCCCCCAGGAACAACGCGAGACACTGGAGAAGCGCTTCGCTTCCCGGGCCCATGCCGTGGAGGGCTCCGACGGATTCGAGTGGTTCGAGCTGCTCCGGCCCGTCGAGGGCACGGACGACTACCTCGTCTACACGCGCTGGCGTGACGAGGCCTCCTTCCAGGCGTGGATGGAGGGGCCGATGAAGGCGGCCCACCAGGGCGGTGACGCCGGCAGCGGCGAGCGGCCCAAGCCGGCGGCCAGCGGGTCCACGGTGTGGTCCTTCGAGGTCGTGCAGCAGGCCTCCCCGACCGGCGCGTAG
- a CDS encoding sensor histidine kinase: MARRPGLSVRLKLTLSYAGFLMVAGVLLLTAVWVFLLEYVPDDWDRRMLHENPNRQLLAYTFAPAAATVLAVLLVFGLLGGWVLAGRMLAPLTRITEATRAATHGSLSHRIRLPGRRDEFRELADAFDTMLARLEAHVAEQERFAANASHELRTPLAISKALLDVARTDPNRDTDEIIDRLYAVNGRAIDLTEALLVLSRADRRSFTREHVDLSLLAEEATETLLPLAEEQGVTVETRGEFAPATGSPTLLLQLTTNLVHNAIVHNLPERGTVRVTTGVRRRAAVLTVENTGAKVTPQLASTLTEPFRRGAERLRTHHAGVGLGLAIVKTIARAHDGTLTLTPRPDGGIRITVELPATGPPADGVRTSYGRMEP; encoded by the coding sequence ATGGCTAGGCGGCCCGGGTTGAGCGTCCGCCTCAAGCTCACCCTCAGCTACGCCGGCTTCCTCATGGTCGCCGGCGTCCTGCTGCTCACCGCGGTGTGGGTGTTCCTCCTGGAGTACGTTCCCGACGACTGGGACAGGCGGATGCTCCACGAGAACCCCAACCGTCAGCTCCTCGCGTACACCTTCGCCCCGGCGGCGGCCACCGTGCTGGCGGTCCTTCTCGTCTTCGGCCTCCTGGGAGGGTGGGTCCTCGCCGGCCGCATGCTCGCCCCGCTGACCCGGATCACCGAAGCCACCCGCGCGGCCACGCACGGGTCGCTCTCCCACCGGATCCGGCTGCCGGGCCGCAGGGACGAGTTCCGGGAACTCGCCGACGCCTTCGACACCATGCTCGCCCGGCTCGAAGCACACGTCGCCGAGCAGGAGAGATTCGCGGCCAACGCCTCCCATGAGCTGCGTACCCCGCTGGCGATCTCGAAGGCGCTTCTCGATGTGGCCCGCACCGATCCGAACCGCGACACCGACGAGATCATCGACCGTCTGTACGCCGTCAACGGCCGGGCGATCGACCTCACCGAGGCCCTGCTCGTGCTCAGCCGCGCCGACCGGCGTTCCTTCACCCGGGAACACGTCGACCTGTCGCTGCTCGCGGAGGAGGCCACCGAGACCCTCCTCCCCCTCGCGGAAGAACAGGGCGTCACCGTCGAGACACGCGGCGAGTTCGCCCCCGCGACCGGATCGCCGACGCTCCTGCTCCAGCTGACCACGAACCTCGTGCACAACGCGATCGTCCACAATCTGCCCGAACGGGGCACCGTCAGGGTCACCACCGGCGTCCGACGGCGGGCCGCGGTGCTCACGGTCGAGAACACCGGTGCGAAGGTCACCCCGCAGCTGGCCTCGACGCTCACCGAACCGTTCCGCCGCGGCGCGGAACGGTTGCGCACCCACCACGCGGGCGTCGGCCTCGGCCTGGCCATCGTCAAGACCATCGCCCGCGCGCACGACGGAACGCTCACCCTCACCCCGCGCCCGGACGGCGGGATCCGTATCACGGTGGAACTCCCCGCGACCGGCCCGCCCGCCGACGGAGTCAGGACCTCGTACGGCAGGATGGAGCCATGA
- a CDS encoding response regulator transcription factor, protein MRVLIVEDEPYLAEAVRDGLRLEAIAADIAGDGETALELLSVNTYDIAVLDRDIPGPSGDRIAEHIVASGSGMPILMLTAADRLDDKASGFGLGADDYLTKPFDLRELVLRLRALDRRRAHSRPPVREIAGLRLDTFRREVYRDGRYVALTRKQFAVLDVLVAADGGVVSAEEILERAWDEHADPFTNAVRITVSALRKRLGEPWIIATVPGVGYRIGTASGTGRGDGEDHG, encoded by the coding sequence ATGCGCGTGCTGATCGTCGAAGACGAACCGTATCTGGCAGAAGCCGTCCGCGACGGCCTGCGTCTCGAAGCGATCGCGGCGGACATCGCGGGTGACGGCGAGACCGCTCTGGAGCTGCTGAGCGTCAACACCTATGACATCGCCGTCCTGGACCGCGACATCCCCGGGCCGTCCGGGGACCGGATCGCCGAACACATCGTCGCCTCCGGCAGTGGAATGCCGATCCTCATGCTCACGGCCGCCGACCGCCTCGACGACAAGGCCTCCGGGTTCGGGCTCGGCGCCGACGACTACCTCACGAAGCCTTTCGATCTCCGGGAACTCGTGCTCAGGCTCAGGGCGCTCGACCGCAGACGCGCCCACAGCAGACCGCCCGTGCGGGAGATCGCCGGTCTGCGGCTGGACACCTTCCGCAGGGAGGTCTACCGGGACGGCCGCTACGTCGCGCTGACCAGGAAGCAGTTCGCGGTGCTCGACGTCCTCGTCGCCGCCGACGGCGGTGTCGTCAGCGCCGAAGAGATCCTGGAACGCGCGTGGGACGAGCACGCCGACCCGTTCACCAACGCCGTACGCATCACCGTCTCGGCCCTGCGCAAGCGCCTCGGCGAACCGTGGATCATCGCCACCGTGCCGGGTGTCGGCTACCGCATCGGCACAGCGTCCGGCACCGGTCGCGGCGACGGCGAGGACCATGGCTAG
- a CDS encoding M15 family metallopeptidase, translated as MTRPPPSLRTPPRRTGRLLVVGAVAVVAAIATALGHALLTPSQSPSPSASARSPSAAPSSAPAPLPPLHREHRGALGEADGVVPDGVTVLDDGIPAVARLDADLLAALRRAAREAARDGVEFAVNSGWRSPAYQNELLREAVARYGSEAEAARWVATAQTSPHVSGDAVDIGPADATEWLSEHGAAHGLCQTYRNEPWHYELRTEAIDRGCPRMYADPTQDPRMRQ; from the coding sequence ATGACTCGACCACCGCCGTCCTTGCGAACACCACCCCGCCGGACGGGCCGGCTCCTCGTCGTCGGCGCGGTAGCCGTCGTGGCGGCGATCGCCACGGCCCTCGGCCACGCCCTGCTGACCCCCTCACAGTCCCCGTCGCCCTCGGCCTCGGCCCGCTCCCCGTCCGCCGCCCCCTCCTCGGCCCCGGCACCCCTGCCTCCTCTTCACCGTGAGCACCGTGGAGCGCTGGGAGAGGCCGACGGCGTCGTCCCCGACGGTGTGACGGTGCTCGACGACGGGATTCCGGCCGTCGCCCGTCTCGACGCGGATCTGCTCGCGGCTCTCCGCCGGGCGGCACGGGAGGCGGCGCGGGACGGCGTCGAGTTCGCCGTCAACAGCGGCTGGCGATCCCCGGCGTATCAGAATGAGCTGCTCCGCGAGGCGGTCGCGCGGTACGGGTCGGAGGCCGAGGCCGCCCGGTGGGTGGCCACCGCGCAGACGTCGCCGCACGTGTCGGGGGACGCGGTCGACATCGGGCCGGCCGACGCGACGGAGTGGCTGTCCGAACACGGCGCCGCCCACGGACTGTGCCAGACCTACCGGAACGAGCCCTGGCACTACGAGCTGCGAACGGAAGCGATCGACCGGGGTTGTCCGCGCATGTACGCCGACCCCACCCAGGACCCGAGGATGCGACAGTGA
- a CDS encoding endonuclease/exonuclease/phosphatase family protein: MTQVDTAGTAQGDPDTRGLGQGDARPRDEGPGDTGPRDKGVRTGLWRRGRVLAAAALLLGLVLMLHASIPNRVGNLGSLVETFLPWFGLFIPVLLAGALLRRSVLAVVALLLPAAVWLNLFGGLLTDKSHPGGDLTVVSHNVGADNPDAAGTARALAASGADVLALEELDPAARRTYEKELARAYPHHTVLGTVGVWSRLPLSDTRPVDVEMDAGPLGDAKPADVKLEYNRGLRTTVATDRGPLAVYVAHLGSVRVNPRAGLSSGQRDAGAQSLGRAVAAERNERVVLLGDLNGTLDDRAYAGITARMRSAQEAAGDGFGFSWPAGFPVVRIDQILVRGVEPESSWVLPATGSDHLPVAARISW; the protein is encoded by the coding sequence ATGACACAGGTGGACACGGCCGGAACCGCGCAGGGCGACCCGGACACGCGCGGTCTTGGCCAGGGCGACGCCCGTCCCCGGGACGAGGGCCCCGGGGACACCGGCCCCCGGGACAAGGGTGTGAGGACAGGTCTCTGGAGGCGCGGCCGGGTACTCGCGGCGGCGGCGCTGCTGCTCGGCCTGGTCCTGATGCTGCACGCGAGCATCCCGAACCGGGTCGGGAACCTCGGCAGCCTGGTGGAGACCTTCCTCCCGTGGTTCGGCCTGTTCATCCCGGTGCTGCTGGCCGGGGCGCTGCTGCGCCGCTCCGTCCTCGCGGTCGTCGCGCTGCTGCTGCCGGCCGCCGTGTGGCTGAACCTCTTCGGCGGGCTGCTCACCGACAAGTCCCACCCGGGCGGCGACCTCACCGTGGTCAGCCACAACGTCGGCGCCGACAACCCCGACGCGGCGGGCACCGCCCGCGCCCTGGCCGCCTCCGGCGCGGACGTACTGGCGCTGGAAGAGCTGGACCCGGCGGCCCGGAGGACGTACGAGAAGGAGCTGGCGAGGGCGTACCCCCACCACACGGTCCTGGGCACGGTCGGCGTGTGGAGCAGGCTGCCGCTGTCGGACACCCGCCCCGTCGACGTCGAGATGGACGCGGGTCCGCTGGGGGACGCGAAGCCCGCCGACGTCAAGCTGGAGTACAACCGGGGGCTGCGCACCACGGTGGCCACCGACCGCGGGCCCCTGGCGGTGTACGTGGCGCACCTCGGATCCGTACGGGTGAATCCCCGGGCGGGCCTCTCGTCGGGCCAACGCGACGCCGGCGCGCAGTCGCTCGGCCGGGCCGTCGCCGCCGAGCGGAACGAGCGGGTGGTGCTGCTCGGCGATCTGAACGGCACCCTGGACGACCGCGCGTACGCGGGCATCACCGCGCGGATGCGATCGGCGCAGGAGGCGGCCGGCGACGGCTTCGGCTTCAGCTGGCCCGCCGGCTTCCCGGTGGTGCGGATCGACCAGATCCTGGTCCGGGGCGTGGAGCCGGAGAGCTCGTGGGTCCTGCCCGCGACCGGCAGCGACCACCTCCCGGTGGCGGCCCGCATCAGCTGGTGA
- a CDS encoding FecCD family ABC transporter permease, with the protein MATSVDRIPSKPPRPAHVGTGPAPPRRTPLPLLVAGLALALPLSLVCGAALGASGLSWAEVTRYLWAGLTGGAIGPDEVPAYTIVWELRLPRAVLAAVVGAGLSAIGVAVQAMVRNALADPFVLGISSGAAVGANAVLIFGALGALGVWALSTAAFLSALLAMLLVYAVARTERGLTPLRLVLTGTAMYYGFSAVTTFMVFAAERGEAARSAMMWLLGSLGGANWTAVPIAAGAVLAGLAHLGWSARRLNALALGDETAAALGVDPGRLRKELFLVSAAVTGAVVAVSGAIGFVGLMVPHAARMLVGADHRRLLAVAPLAGAVLLIWVDILSRVVLAPAELPVGVLTAVIGVPCFILLMRRRAYSFGGI; encoded by the coding sequence GTGGCCACGTCTGTCGACCGCATACCCTCCAAGCCGCCGCGCCCCGCGCACGTCGGCACCGGACCGGCGCCACCCCGGCGCACGCCCCTGCCGCTCCTCGTGGCCGGCCTGGCTCTGGCCCTGCCCCTCTCGCTCGTCTGCGGGGCGGCGCTCGGGGCGTCCGGGCTCTCCTGGGCGGAGGTGACGCGCTACCTGTGGGCAGGGCTCACCGGCGGGGCCATCGGCCCCGACGAGGTCCCGGCCTACACCATCGTCTGGGAGCTGCGTCTGCCACGAGCCGTGCTGGCCGCCGTCGTCGGGGCCGGCCTGTCCGCCATCGGTGTCGCCGTCCAGGCCATGGTGCGCAACGCGCTCGCCGACCCGTTCGTGCTCGGCATCTCCTCGGGCGCGGCGGTCGGCGCCAACGCCGTACTCATCTTCGGGGCCCTGGGAGCGCTGGGCGTCTGGGCCCTGTCCACGGCGGCGTTCCTCTCCGCACTCCTCGCCATGCTGCTCGTGTACGCGGTCGCCCGCACCGAACGCGGACTGACCCCGCTCCGGCTCGTCCTGACGGGAACCGCGATGTACTACGGCTTCTCGGCCGTCACCACGTTCATGGTGTTCGCGGCCGAGCGCGGGGAAGCGGCCCGCTCCGCGATGATGTGGCTGCTGGGCAGCCTCGGCGGGGCCAACTGGACGGCCGTGCCGATCGCCGCCGGTGCGGTGCTCGCCGGCCTCGCGCACCTCGGCTGGTCGGCACGGCGCCTGAACGCCCTCGCCCTGGGGGACGAGACCGCCGCCGCACTCGGGGTCGATCCCGGAAGACTGCGCAAGGAGCTCTTCCTCGTCTCCGCGGCCGTCACCGGGGCGGTCGTCGCGGTGAGCGGGGCGATCGGCTTCGTCGGCCTGATGGTCCCGCACGCCGCGCGGATGCTGGTCGGCGCGGACCACCGCCGGCTCCTGGCCGTCGCGCCCCTGGCGGGAGCCGTCCTGCTGATCTGGGTGGACATCCTCTCGCGCGTGGTGCTGGCGCCGGCCGAGCTGCCGGTGGGCGTCCTCACCGCGGTCATCGGCGTTCCCTGCTTCATCCTTCTCATGCGCCGGCGCGCCTACTCCTTCGGAGGCATCTGA
- a CDS encoding ABC transporter ATP-binding protein yields the protein MRIDVDALTVEIAGARLVDQVTLGAADGQLVGLVGPNGSGKSTLLRCVYRALRPSAGVVRIGGEDLHTLSAREGARRLAALPQDAVAAFDFTVAEIVAMGRLPHQGPVARASDEDRRLCAEALEGVGAGHLAERGFLTLSGGERQRVLIARALAQRPRVLVLDEPTNHLDIAHQLEVLALVRDSGLTVLTALHDLNLAALHCDLVHVIDRGRIVASGAPHAVLTTELLADVFGVRAHRVAHPETGALQLLFDLPPVRPTS from the coding sequence ATGCGGATCGACGTCGACGCGCTCACCGTCGAGATCGCCGGTGCGCGGCTGGTGGACCAGGTCACCCTGGGCGCGGCCGACGGGCAGCTCGTCGGCCTGGTCGGTCCCAACGGCAGCGGCAAGTCGACCCTGTTGCGCTGTGTCTACCGGGCCCTGCGCCCTTCGGCCGGCGTCGTCAGGATCGGCGGTGAGGACCTCCACACCCTGAGCGCCCGGGAAGGCGCCCGACGGCTGGCCGCCCTTCCGCAGGACGCGGTCGCCGCGTTCGACTTCACCGTCGCCGAGATCGTCGCCATGGGGCGGCTGCCGCACCAGGGGCCGGTGGCCCGGGCGTCCGACGAGGACCGGCGCCTCTGTGCCGAGGCGCTGGAGGGGGTCGGCGCGGGACACCTGGCCGAACGGGGCTTCCTCACCCTCTCCGGCGGCGAGCGGCAGCGCGTCCTGATCGCCCGCGCCCTGGCCCAGCGGCCCCGGGTCCTGGTACTCGACGAGCCCACCAACCACCTGGACATCGCCCACCAGCTGGAAGTCCTCGCCCTGGTCCGCGACAGCGGCCTGACCGTGCTCACCGCCCTGCACGACCTGAATCTGGCGGCCCTGCACTGCGATCTGGTCCACGTCATCGACAGGGGCCGGATCGTCGCCTCCGGGGCCCCGCACGCGGTCCTGACCACCGAGCTGCTGGCCGACGTCTTCGGCGTGCGGGCGCACCGCGTCGCGCATCCGGAGACCGGCGCGCTGCAACTGCTCTTCGACCTCCCTCCTGTTCGCCCCACTTCCTGA
- a CDS encoding ABC transporter substrate-binding protein has translation MRDPLRPAALVLAAALALTGCGADITSRAEGRDNASGADRHYPVTVENCGEKKTYDKAPRRVVTNDTGITEIMFALGLEDHMAGYVMPDDKGDMTSVPWKDGYRKTKWLSKERINKELVLDARADLVFAGWNYGFNEGEGFTPAELERVGIDSYLLSESCRNGQGKARGVMPPLEALYTDLRNLGKIFDVEDRADTLITSFREEVAAARAKAAKGDDRLRVFLYDDGKDKPLTSGAYAGPHDIITKAGGDHIMKDLKDSWTTVGWETVVDRDPEVIVINDYGATGAEEKRRFLKSYKPLAGVSAILNDRIVVLDYVDLVESPRNPAAVSSLAEELRKFAR, from the coding sequence ATGCGCGACCCCCTGCGTCCCGCCGCCCTCGTCCTCGCGGCCGCCCTGGCCCTCACCGGCTGCGGAGCGGACATCACCTCGCGGGCGGAAGGGAGGGACAACGCGTCCGGGGCCGACCGCCACTACCCGGTCACCGTCGAGAACTGCGGGGAGAAGAAGACGTACGACAAGGCCCCGCGACGCGTCGTCACCAACGACACCGGTATCACCGAGATCATGTTCGCCCTCGGGCTCGAGGACCACATGGCCGGGTACGTGATGCCCGACGACAAGGGCGACATGACGTCCGTCCCCTGGAAGGACGGCTACCGGAAGACCAAGTGGCTCTCCAAGGAGCGGATCAACAAGGAACTGGTCCTCGACGCCCGCGCCGACCTGGTCTTCGCCGGCTGGAACTACGGATTCAACGAGGGTGAGGGTTTCACCCCCGCCGAACTGGAGCGCGTGGGCATCGACTCGTACCTGCTCAGCGAGTCGTGCCGGAACGGGCAGGGCAAGGCCCGCGGAGTCATGCCCCCTCTCGAAGCGCTCTACACCGACCTGCGGAACCTCGGAAAGATCTTCGACGTCGAGGACCGGGCGGACACCCTCATCACGTCGTTCCGCGAGGAGGTCGCCGCCGCGCGGGCGAAGGCGGCCAAGGGCGACGACCGCCTCCGCGTCTTCCTGTACGACGACGGGAAGGACAAGCCGCTGACCTCGGGCGCGTACGCCGGACCGCACGACATCATCACCAAGGCCGGCGGCGACCACATCATGAAGGACCTCAAGGACAGCTGGACGACGGTGGGCTGGGAGACCGTGGTCGACCGTGACCCCGAGGTCATCGTCATCAACGACTACGGCGCCACCGGAGCGGAGGAGAAGCGCAGGTTCCTGAAGTCCTACAAGCCGCTCGCCGGCGTATCCGCGATTCTCAACGACCGGATCGTCGTACTCGACTACGTGGACCTGGTCGAGAGCCCGCGCAACCCCGCGGCCGTCAGCTCGCTGGCGGAGGAGCTGAGGAAGTTCGCCCGCTAG
- a CDS encoding NAD-dependent protein deacetylase: MRPTLSWTSAEEPLPGTTDLEPVVEALRGGGVLVLSGAGISTESGIPDYRGEGGSLSRHTPMTYQDFTADAGARRRYWARSHLGWRTFGRARPNAGHRAVAAFGRRGLLSGVITQNVDGLHQAAGSEGVVDLHGRLDRVVCLSCGASSPRPELARRLEEANEGFAPVAASMNPDGDADLTDEQVGDFRVVPCAVCGGVLKPDVVFFGEAVPPGRVEHCRDMVRGASALLVLGSSLTVMSGLRFVRQAAQAGVPVLIVNRDPTRGDRHALARIALPLGEALTTAAGRLGVPVDDDRTAGPSGRTSSAPPPAS; this comes from the coding sequence ATGCGACCCACCCTGAGCTGGACCTCCGCCGAGGAGCCACTGCCGGGCACGACGGACCTGGAGCCGGTCGTCGAGGCGCTGCGCGGTGGCGGTGTTCTGGTCCTGAGCGGTGCGGGCATCTCCACGGAGTCGGGCATCCCCGACTACCGGGGCGAGGGCGGGAGCCTGAGCCGCCACACCCCGATGACCTACCAGGACTTCACCGCCGACGCCGGAGCCCGTCGCCGGTACTGGGCACGCAGCCATCTCGGCTGGCGCACGTTCGGCCGCGCCCGGCCCAACGCCGGGCACCGGGCCGTGGCCGCGTTCGGGCGGCGGGGACTGCTCTCGGGTGTGATCACCCAGAACGTCGACGGCCTGCACCAGGCCGCCGGCAGCGAAGGCGTGGTGGACCTTCACGGTCGCCTGGACCGGGTCGTCTGCCTGTCCTGCGGTGCCTCCAGCCCGCGCCCCGAGCTGGCGCGCCGGCTGGAGGAGGCCAACGAGGGCTTCGCGCCGGTGGCCGCCTCGATGAATCCGGACGGCGACGCGGATCTCACGGACGAGCAGGTCGGGGACTTCCGCGTGGTGCCGTGCGCGGTCTGCGGCGGCGTCCTCAAACCGGACGTGGTGTTCTTCGGCGAGGCCGTGCCCCCGGGGCGGGTCGAACACTGCCGCGACATGGTCCGGGGGGCGAGCGCCCTGCTGGTGCTGGGCTCCTCGCTGACGGTGATGTCCGGGCTCCGGTTCGTCCGCCAGGCCGCCCAGGCGGGAGTGCCGGTGCTGATCGTCAACCGGGACCCGACCCGGGGCGACCGGCACGCCCTGGCCCGTATCGCCCTCCCGCTGGGCGAGGCCCTCACCACCGCGGCCGGCCGGCTGGGCGTTCCCGTCGACGACGACCGGACGGCAGGACCTAGCGGGCGAACTTCCTCAGCTCCTCCGCCAGCGAGCTGA
- a CDS encoding snapalysin family zinc-dependent metalloprotease has product MLDSRWLRAVGVAAAITLATGTAAQAAPAPDPVTAQGASAVVTLRYDDSRAGGWEAAIAAGVASWNSNVDNVKLVEAAPGTRAEIQIVATSGWPQATLGPVRPGGLARVELGSQAVAQGHDKTRIAAHELGHSLGLPDTKPGPCSQLMSGSSAGISCKNALPNAAEQYRVEYAYAGGLAARVPADGRVLVDAS; this is encoded by the coding sequence ATGCTGGATTCCAGATGGCTCAGAGCAGTCGGTGTCGCCGCGGCGATCACCCTGGCCACGGGTACGGCGGCGCAGGCCGCCCCCGCGCCGGACCCGGTGACGGCGCAGGGCGCGTCGGCGGTGGTGACGCTCCGGTACGACGACAGCCGGGCCGGCGGCTGGGAGGCGGCGATCGCGGCAGGGGTCGCCTCGTGGAACTCCAACGTCGACAACGTCAAGCTGGTCGAGGCCGCACCCGGCACGCGTGCCGAGATACAGATCGTGGCCACCAGCGGCTGGCCGCAGGCCACCCTCGGCCCGGTCCGGCCCGGCGGCCTGGCCAGGGTGGAGCTGGGCAGCCAGGCGGTCGCCCAGGGCCACGACAAGACCCGTATCGCCGCTCACGAACTCGGCCACAGCCTGGGGCTGCCGGACACCAAGCCAGGGCCCTGCTCCCAGCTGATGTCGGGATCCAGCGCGGGAATCAGCTGCAAGAACGCCCTGCCGAACGCGGCCGAGCAGTACCGCGTCGAGTACGCCTACGCGGGCGGCCTCGCCGCGCGCGTGCCTGCTGACGGGCGTGTCCTGGTGGACGCCTCGTAA
- a CDS encoding GDSL-type esterase/lipase family protein has translation MTTRHVWTTTPISTDILRGALDLERTERGVLPHRLPATARRQIPDDQLAMAESQPSGVRLAFRTRATVVELDVVATKRVYPGAPPRPDGVYELLVDGRPAARASAPDGDTITIDLASMASRTRPGPVETLRFTGLPDDEKDVEIWLPHDETAQLVALRTDAPVRSPAPTGRPVWLHHGSSISHGSNAATPTGTWPALAANLGEAELINLGFSGSALLDPFTARAMRDTPADLISVKLGINLVNADLMRLRAFGPAVHGFLDTIREGHPTAPLLVVSPICCPIHETTPGPSAPDTSAMSEGRLRFVAIGDPAESTAGKLTLTIIRDELARIVAQRAAADPHLHYLDGLDLYGESDHAELPLPDDLHPDPAAHRRIAERFARLAFGHGGPFAPQDR, from the coding sequence ATGACCACCCGGCACGTCTGGACGACGACCCCCATCAGCACCGACATCCTGCGGGGCGCGCTCGACCTGGAACGGACCGAGCGCGGCGTGCTGCCGCACCGGCTGCCCGCGACGGCACGACGGCAGATTCCCGACGACCAGCTGGCCATGGCCGAATCGCAGCCCTCCGGGGTCCGGCTGGCGTTCCGCACCCGGGCCACCGTCGTCGAGCTGGACGTGGTGGCCACCAAGCGCGTCTACCCCGGAGCGCCGCCGCGCCCCGACGGCGTGTACGAGCTCCTCGTGGACGGCCGCCCCGCGGCCCGGGCCAGTGCCCCCGACGGCGACACGATCACCATCGATCTGGCCTCGATGGCCTCGCGGACCCGGCCCGGCCCCGTGGAAACGCTCCGGTTCACCGGTCTGCCGGACGACGAGAAGGACGTCGAGATCTGGCTTCCGCACGACGAGACCGCCCAGCTGGTCGCCCTGCGCACCGACGCGCCGGTCCGGAGCCCCGCGCCGACCGGCCGGCCGGTCTGGCTGCACCACGGCAGTTCCATCAGCCACGGATCCAACGCCGCCACCCCGACCGGCACCTGGCCCGCCCTGGCCGCGAACCTCGGCGAGGCCGAGCTGATCAACCTGGGATTCAGCGGCAGCGCCCTGCTCGACCCCTTCACCGCCCGCGCCATGCGCGACACTCCCGCCGACCTGATCAGCGTCAAGCTCGGCATCAACCTCGTCAACGCCGACCTGATGCGGCTGCGCGCGTTCGGCCCGGCCGTCCACGGCTTCCTCGACACGATCCGCGAAGGCCACCCCACCGCACCGCTGCTGGTGGTCTCGCCGATCTGCTGTCCCATCCACGAGACAACTCCGGGCCCCAGCGCCCCGGACACCAGCGCGATGAGCGAGGGGCGGCTGCGGTTCGTGGCCATCGGCGACCCCGCGGAGAGCACCGCCGGGAAGCTGACCCTCACCATCATCCGGGACGAGCTGGCCCGGATCGTCGCGCAGCGCGCCGCCGCCGACCCTCATCTGCACTACCTCGACGGCCTCGACCTCTACGGCGAGAGCGACCACGCCGAACTCCCGCTCCCCGACGACCTGCACCCGGATCCCGCCGCCCACCGGCGCATCGCCGAACGCTTCGCCCGCCTCGCGTTCGGCCACGGCGGACCGTTCGCCCCGCAGGACCGGTGA
- a CDS encoding TetR/AcrR family transcriptional regulator: MARAGPAAERVVRAGAELADEIGFEQVTPSELARKLGIRTASLYSHVKNAHDLRTKIALLALEELADQASAALAGRAGRDALGAFANAYRDYALQHPGRFAAAGFRLDSETAAMSAGVRHSRMMRAILRGYDLTELQQTHAVRLLGSVFHGYVGLETAGGFRHSSPDSQESWTEILDALDSLLRNWPAPS, from the coding sequence ATGGCACGAGCAGGACCGGCCGCGGAGCGCGTCGTACGGGCGGGGGCCGAGCTGGCGGACGAGATCGGCTTCGAGCAGGTGACCCCGTCGGAGCTCGCCCGGAAGCTGGGCATCAGGACCGCGAGCCTGTATTCACACGTCAAGAACGCCCACGACCTCAGGACGAAGATCGCCCTGCTGGCCCTGGAGGAACTCGCCGACCAAGCGTCGGCGGCGCTCGCGGGGCGGGCGGGCCGGGACGCGCTCGGCGCCTTCGCCAACGCCTACCGCGACTACGCCCTCCAGCATCCGGGACGCTTCGCCGCGGCCGGGTTCCGGCTCGACTCGGAAACGGCGGCCATGAGCGCCGGCGTCCGGCACTCCCGGATGATGCGGGCGATCCTGCGCGGCTACGACCTGACCGAACTCCAGCAGACACACGCGGTGCGGCTCCTGGGCAGCGTCTTCCATGGCTACGTGGGGCTGGAGACGGCCGGCGGCTTCCGCCACAGCTCCCCCGACTCCCAGGAGAGCTGGACGGAGATCCTCGACGCGCTCGACTCCCTGCTGCGCAACTGGCCCGCCCCTTCCTGA